The genomic segment GCTCGCCGACGTGGACGCGGGCTGCTCGCTCGAGGCCTCGGCCCCCGAGGACCTCGTGGTCGAGATGCTGGAGCGCACGGCCCTCCTCGCCCCGACGGTGCACGACGCGCGGACGCTGCAGCGGGGCCAGTTCATCCCCGTCTGCTACACCAACGTGAGCGCGCAGGTGAAGGCCGTGACGGGGGAGTTCGGTGGCATCATCTGCACCTCGTCGAACGCCACGAACGCGGTGCGCTGGGTGCTCGAGCGCGGAGGGTGTCCGGTCTTTCTGCCGGACCAGCATCTGGCGGCGAACGTGGCGGCGGAGCTCGGCCTCTCGCGGCTGGCCTTCTGGCGGCACACGGAGCGCGACGGCGGGCTGACCGACACCGAGCTCCGCGAGGCGGAGCTGGTGGTCTGGACCGGCGAGTGCAACGTGCACGTCAAGACCGAGGCCGAGGTGATCGAGGCCTTCGTGGCGCGCCACCCGCGAGGACATCTGCTACTCCATCCCGAGGTGCCGCACGCGCACGTTCGCGTGGCCCTCGCGCGAGCGGGGCGCGAGCACGTGGGAGTGGGGAGTACGCGCTTCATCCACCAGCGCCTGGCGCAGCTCGCCGAGGCGGAGCCGGGGGCGACGGTGGGGATCGCGACGGAGACGAACTTCGTCTCGGAGCTCCAGGAGGCCTACCGGGGCAAGCTCGAGGTGCAGAACCTGCTCCGCAACGTCTGCGCGTGCGTGCACATGCGCACGCGGCCCGAAGCGCTGCTCGGCGCGCTGCGGGCCATCACCTCGGGGGCGCTCGAGCGTTCGCGGCACCTGGTCCATCTGAGTTCCGACGTGCGGACGCTGGCCCTCGCCGCGCTCGAACGCTCTCTGATGCTCAAGGACGAGCCCTTCACCCTCAACTGGACGGCGTGAAATGAGACCAACGACGATCGTCGCGTGGGTGGGCCTCGGCCTGCTCGCCGCGGGGTGCGTACCCAAGCCCAAGCAGGACTACACCCTCGAGCAGATCCCGCAGATCCCGACGCTGAAGGAGCTGATGCACTTCCAAGCGCACACGGTCGATCCGTGGTTCGGCAAGCGCAAGCAGAAGAGCTTCAGCGCCGAGGAGCACGAGGCGCTCGTCGGCGTGGGCCAGAAGCTCGTGGCCACCGCCGCGCTCCTGCGGGACAAGTTCGCGCAGCAGAAGGCGCCGAGCTTCGCCACCTACGCCGGTCAGATGCACGGCGAGTCGGGCAAGCTCGTGACCGCCGCCCAGGCGAAGAACGCGAGCGGGGTCTCCGACGCTCTCGAGGGAGTGCGCAAGGCCTGCGCCGCCTGTCACACCGAGTACAAGTGAGTGGCGGCGGCCGCGCGCTCGTCGGGCTGAGCCTCGTCGGGCTCGCGTCCTTCGGGTGCGTGGCCGACGACGGCGTGCCCCCGACGCGCCTCGCGGTGCGCGATGGTTTTCTGCGCGACGCCGACGGGAGGGCCGTGATCCTGCGGGGGGTCAACCTCTCGGGCGAGCACAAGCGGACCTCTCGCTTCGCGTGGCACCGAGCCGAGGACTTCCGGCGGGTGCGAACGGACTGGGGGCTGAACGCGGTGCGCCTGCTCGTGGCGTGGGCGGCGGTGGAGCCCGAGCGTGGACGCATCGACCGCGACTACCTGGAGCGCCTGGCCGAGCGGGTGCGGTGGGCCGAGGAGGCCGGGCTCCTGGTCGTGCTCGATCTGCACCAGGACGTCTGGGGCGAGGGCTTCCCCGAGGGAAACGGCGCGCCGCGCTGGACCTGCCCCGAGGAGAACTACGCCCGGCACAAGGTGCCCGAGCTGTGGCTCCTGGCCTACGCCACGCCGGAGGTGACCGGCTGCTTCGACGGCTTCTGGCGGGACGGCGCGCTGCAGGAACGCTATGCGGAGGCCTGGGCCGCGGTCGCGCGGCGCTTGGCGGGCTCGCGCGCCGTGGTCGGCTTCGACGTGATGAACGAGCCGCACTGGGGGAGCCATCCGGTCTGGAGCTTCGAGGCCGCGCGGTTGCAGCCGTTCTACGAACGGGTCAGCGCGCGCGTGCAGGCCGAGGCCCCGCACTGGCTTCCTTTCCTGGAGCCCGCGGCGAGCCGCAACATGGGCCTCCCGACGGGGCTCCGGCCGATCGCGGGGCGACCCTTCGTGTACGCGCCGCACAGCTACGACGCGACGGCGGAGCAGGGGCTCGGTTTCTCCGAGGAGCGCAGGCAAGCCGTGGTCGATCACGTGGCGGCGCTGGCGGCGGACGCGCGGGCTCTCGGCGCACCGCTCTGGCTCGGCGAGTACGGGGGCGTCGCGGGTCATCCGGGGATCGCGGCCTACCTGGACGCGGAGTACGCGGCGGCCGGGGCCGTGGCGGCGGGGACGATGGTCTGGCACTACGGGAAGGACGCCGGGTACGGGCTGCTCGACGAGACGGGGCGTGAGAAACCGGAGCTCCTGGCGTCGCTCGTCCGGCCCTATCCGTCGCGCGTCGCAGGAAGACCGCGGCGCTACGGGTTCGAGCCGGGGGCGCGGCGCTTCGAGGTGGTCTTCGACCCGGACCCGGAGAGCGCGGCACCCACGGAGCTCGTCGTTCCGCCCCGCGTCTACCGGGCCGGGTATCGCGTGCTCTGCGACGGCTGCGTTCACGAGGTAGATGGGGACACGTTGCGCATCGGCCAGGCCCCGACCAGCCGACCGGCGCGCGTGGTGCTCGAGCCGCGGCAGTAGCGCCGGGCCCTGACCCCTCACCTCACGGGGCGAACCAGCGCGAGCGGAGCTGCAGCACGACGTTGATCGAGCTGCCGGCTATCGGGATGGCCGGGGTCTGGGTCGAGGTGACGGGATCTCCGACGGACGGGTCGGTGGAGGTGCCGATCGGCCCGCTCTCCTTCAGGAAGGCCCACAGATAGACGGGGTAGCCGGCGGGCACCTTGGAGAGGGTGAAGGGCACCGTCTGTCCGCCGCTCAGGTCGGCGTAGGGGAGCGAGCGGCCGGCGAGCAGCGAGAGCGTGTCGAAGGGGGGGAACGCGCGGCTGTAGACGCCGACGAAGAGCTCTCCCTTGCAGTCCTTGTCGGCAGCGCCCGAGCAGGTGAGCAGGCCGCTCGTCTTGAGCGAGAGGGTGCCGGTGATCTGGCCGAAGGGATTCGGCAGGGTCCCGACGTCGAAGGAGGGGATCTTGGCGTCCGCCGGCTGCAGTCCGAGGTCCACGGCCAGGAGCCGTTGATCTGGCGCGGTGGCCCCGCGGTCGGCACTCGAGGCGCCGCGATCTGCGATCGACGCCCCGCCCTCGCCGACGGAGGTCTTGCTGTCGCGCGCGCCGCCGCGGTCGGCTCGCGAGATGAGGCCGTCGGACCCGGGACCATCGGGCCGGGCGCCGTCGCCGTCGCCGGGCGTCCGCAGACCGTCCGTTCCGCCGGGAAGCGCGCCGTCGGTCAGCCCGAGGCTGCCGTCGGCCATCTGACCCGAGAAGCTCTCCGCGGCGAAGCCTCCCCGCACGCAGGCGGGGAGCGCGGCGCAGAGGAGGAGCGGCAGGGCGAGGGGGGCGCGCGCGCGGTGTGCAGAAAACCTGCACACTGTCCGGCCGGGGGGGAGAGCGCCGCGTCGCATCGTCGGTGAGGACCTCCCTTTCAGTCTATCACCGGTGCGCGCGCTGCTCGAATCGCGATCACGGCGGAGGTGGGTGCGTGTCGCAGCTCTGCCCCTCCGGGTCGCGCTTGCCGATCTCGTGGCGGTCGAGCTCCCGTCCGTCCTCGGCGAGGGCGCGCAAGACGAGGCGCGTGGGCTCGAGCTCGACCAGCACCAGATGAAAGCCCGTCGCCGCCGCGGGGCGTGCAGGGCTCGTCTTGCCGGGAAAGGGGACCGGGAAGGCGCCGCCGCCGGCGGAGGTCACGTAGACCGTTCCCCTCTCACCTGGGGCTACAGGGCAGGGGGACGGGCTCGCGCCGTTCGCGCAGCGGGAGGCGGCGAAGCGCTCGTACCAGTGGTTGTGCCCCGCGAGTACGAGGTCCACGCGGTGCTTGTTCAGGATGGGCACCAGCGCCGCGTTCTGGCCCGCCTCGTTCGGGGGATGGTTGATCGGCCAGATGCGGTGCGTGTAGATCGGTCGGTGCATGAAGACCACGCGCCAGCGGGCGGGGTTCCGCGCGAGAAAGCGGTCCAGCCAGCGGGCCTGCTCGGCGAACGGGCGCGCCCCGCCGCGGAAGGTCTCCGTCGAGAGCGCGACGATGACGGCGTTGCCGTAGCGGAAGCCGTAGTAGTCCTCGACGCCGTGACCGCCGAGGGCCCGTGCGGCGCGCGGCAGGAGCAGCAGGCGGTTGTAGTTCGCGCGTTCGCCTTCCCCGGGGCCGTCGTCGTGGTTCCCGAGCGCGTACATGATCGGCAGCCGCGCCGCCACGAGCTCGCTCGTGCGCACGTGGTGGGCCCATTGCACCGGCTTGCGGCCGTCGTGGACGATGTCTCCTCCGTGCAAGATCAGCGCAGCCCCCCGGGTGAGGGCCTGGGCGGCGAGGAGCGGCCAGCGCGCGCTCGCCCCGAAGCCCTTCTGCCAGCCCTCGGCGCGGGAGTCGGCCGCGTAGGCCAGCCGCACGTGGCCGCAGACGGGGTGCGGTGCGGGAGCGGTGCGGAAGCGGTACTCCGTCGAGAAGCCGCCCCGCGGTCCGCCCGCGCGATAGACGTAGGTCGCGCCCGGGGCGAGGCCCGTGAGGACTACCTCGCTCAGGGTCCCGAGAGGGCCGCCGAGCGGGCGCGTGACTCCGACCGTGCGCTGCCACGGGCGTGCCGCCGCGCCGTCGCCGCCGAGGCCTCGGGGCGGTACCGGCCGGTACTCGACCACCGCCTCCGGGGCGCCGTCGACGGTGTTCCAGGCCACTCCCATGGAGGTGTGGGCCGGTTCGACCACCGAGAGGCGCACTCCCTCGGGGCGGGCGCGAGCGACTCCGCTTCCGAGGAGAAAGACGCCGACTGCGGTAAGGGTGGCGCACACCATCCGACGCGTCATGGGCCGCGCATCTTGCCGCACGCGGATCCCCTCCCGCAAGGAGCGCGGGCGCCGCCCTTCCGACGGGCCGCCGACCGTCCGGCGTCGCGTCCTCGCTCTAGGCGTCCCCGCATTCTTGACCTGCATCAGCTTCGGCCCCTCCTCGGAGGCGTCCCGCTCGCGGAATGCGCCGCGATGTGTTAGATCCCCGCCATGCGATTCGAGCGTGAGGCGCGTCGCGGCGAGAGCAGTAGGCTCGCCGTAGGGCTCCGGCCCTGCGCGTCTGCGCCCGCCTCGCGCGTGCGTGCCGTATTGCCGATGGGAACCCAACAGGAGAAGAACCGATGCTGATCCTGATTTCGGATGCGTTCGATGCGTCGCTCCCCGGCCGATTGGCCAAGTTCGGGGAGGTCACCGAGGACAAGGCGCGCCTCGCCGAGGCGGAGGTCGTACTCGTGCGCAGCAAGACCAAGTGCACGCGCGAGTATATGGACTCGGCCCCCAAGCTGAAGCTGATCATTCGCGGCGGCGTGGGGCTCGATAACGTGGACGCCGAGGCCGCCAAGCAGAAGGGGATCCGCGTGGACAACACGCCGGAGGCCTCGACGGTGGCGGTGGCCGAGCTGGCCATGGCGCTGATGATCGCCGCGCCGAACCAGCTCACTACGGGGCACAGCGCGATGGTCGAGGGGAAGTGGCTGAAGAACGAGATCAAGCGCACCGAGCTCTACAAGAAGACCCTCGGCTTGATCGGCATCGGGCGCATCGGCTCGGCGGTAGCGCAGCGCGCGAAGGGCTTCGAGATGCGCGTGGTGGCCTACGACGCGTACGTCAAGAGCTCGCCGGCGGCGGAGCTCTGGCCGCTCGAGCGCGTGATCGCCGAGTCGGACTACCTCTCGCTGCACACGCCGCTCACGGCCGAGACGCGGCAGATGATCAACGCCGACACGCTCGGCAAGATGAAGAAGGGCGTGATCATCGTGAACACCGGCCGCGGCGAGTGCGTCGACGAGGCGGCGCTGGCGAAGGCCCTCGAGAGCGGGCACGTCGGCTGCTACGCCACGGACGTCTGGACCAGCGACCCGCCCCCGACCGATTGCCCGCTGCTCAAGGCGCCGCGCGTGATCATGATGCCGCACGTGGGGGGCAGCAGTAAGGAGAACCTCGGCCGCATCGGCGATCAGGTGGTCGAGAAGATCGGCGCGTACCTGAGCGAAAAGGAGAAGCGATCGTGACCAAGCGCGTGATGAACTTCAATCCGGGTCCAGCGGCCCTGCCCCTCTCGGTGCTCGAGGAGGTGAAGGCCGAATTCCTCGATTTCGCTGGCACGGGGATGTCGATCCTCGAGGCCAGCCACCGCGGCAAGGAGTACGAGGCGGTGCACAACGAGACGCAGGCGCTGCTCAAGGAGCTCCTGGGCCTCGGCGACGATACGCAGGTGCTCTTCATGGGCGGCGGCGCGACGACGCAGTTCGCGCTGGTGCCGATGAACTTCCTGGCCAAGGACAAGAGCGCGGACTACCTGGTAACGGGGGCCTGGTCGCAGAAGGCGGTGAAGGAGGCCAAGCACTTCGGCACGCCGAACATCGCCGCGAACACCGAGGAGAACAAGGTCTTCTTGCGCATCCCGCGCGCCGAGGAGTGCCGCTTCACCGACGGCGCGGCGTACGTGCACCTGACCTCGAACAACACGATCTTCGGCACGCAGTGGCAGTGGTGGCCCGAGACGCGGGCGCCGCTCGTCGCGGACATGTCCTCGGACATCCTCTCGCGGCCTTTCCCGGCGCAGCGCTTCGCGCTCATCTACGCCGGCGCGCAGAAGAACCTCGGGCCGGCCGGTGTGACGGTGATCGTGGTGAAGAAGGACTTCCTGGCGCAGGCGCGCGAGGACCTGCCCAGCCTGATGAGCTACAAGGCGGTGGCCAAGGAGAACTCGCTCCTCAACACGGCCCCCTGCTTCCCGATCTACGTGGTGGGCAAGACGCTCAAGTGGCTCAAGGGCAAGGGTGGGCTCGTGGCGATGGAGAAGGAGAACCAGGCCAAGGGGAGCCTGATCTACGGCGTGCTCGACGCGCACGCGGGCTTCTATCGCGCCCCCGTCGAGAAGGGGAGCCGCTCGCTGATGAACGTGGTCTTCCGGCTCCCGTCGGAGGAGCTCGAGGCCAAGTTCGTCTCCGAGGCCAAGGCCGCGGGGATGGTGGGCCTGAAGGGGCACCGCTCGGCGGGCGGGATCCGCGTCTCGACCTACAACGCCGTGCCGCTCGAGTGGGTCAAGGCGGTCTCGGACTTCATGGTCGAGTTCGCGCGGAAGAACGGATAGTCCCCGCCGCTCAGTAGACCCCGCCGGCCCGGCTCTCGGGGATCGTCTCGAGGAAGGGGGAGGTCGGCGGCTCGTTCGGGTCGGGCACCGCGGCGCGGATCTGGGCGCCGGGGGTGCCCGCGCCGAAATCCACCTGGATGCTGATCTCCTCGTACTCGTCGGTCTCGAAGTCCCCGCGCGGGATCTCGGGGGCGCTCGCCTCGCGTTCGGGTCGCGTCACCACGTCGTAGGGATCGAACGAGGGGTCGGCGAGCAGGCGACTCACGAGCGCCGAGAGCGGCCGGCGACCGGAGAGGGGCTGGGTGGCCCCCGCGGAGAGCTCGGCGCCCACCTGGCCGAGGTGCGGATAGCGGTCCTCGGGGGCGGGGCCGAGCAGGCGCGCCACCACCTTCACCAGCGGCGTGGGCCGGTCGCCGCCGAGCGAGCCCGTGGGGATGTCGCCTTCGCGCATCTTCTTCCAGGTGCCGCTCGTGTTGCCGCCGCGGAAGAGACGGCGACCCGTGAGGAGCTCCCAGAGCAAGATGCCGAGGCCGAACTGGTCGGCGCGCGCGTCGAGCGTCGTCGCGCCGCGGGCCTGCTCGGGGGACATGTAGCCCACCGTGCCGGCGATCTTCCCGCCGAGCGGGGGCGGGTCGTGCCCGTCGAGAAAGCGGGCGATGCCGAAGTCGATGAGCTTGGCCTGCCCGTCTCGCGTGAGCATCACGTTCTGGGGGCTCAGGTCCAGGTGCACGAGGGGGGTCGGGCACTCGCGATGCAGATAGTCGAGCACCGTGGCGAGCTGATAGGCGAGCGCGAGCACCGCCGACACGGTGAGCCGCACCTCGAGCTGCGCCAGCCGCCGCATGAGCGCCCGCAGCGTGCAGCCGTCGACGAGATCCAGGGTGAGGAAGGCGCTGCCGTCCACCACGCCCATCTCGTGGCACGCGCAGAGGCTGTCGTGCTCGAGGCGCGAGAGGAGCCCCGCCTCGCGCACCACGAGCTGCACGAAGGCGTCCTCGCCGATGAGCGCCGGGTTGACGCGCTTCAGCGCCACGGAGGGCGCGCGCGTGGCGCCGCGTCGGCCGACGCGGAAGACCTGCGAGAGGCGTCCGCCGCCGATGCGCTCCATCAGCCGGAACTTGCCGAAGTGGGCCGGCAGGTGCATTCGTCTACAAGTATACGACAGGCCCTGGCCCGTCCGAAAAGTTGCCCTGGTCAACGACAGACCACCGACGGTCGCGAGACCGTGGGCGGGTCCCTATCACGACCGCTCGCGAGGCGCTAGAGTGGCTGCGATGCCGTCCCGCTGGAAGAGCATCTCCTTCACCGCGCACTACACCGGACAGGTGTGGGTCCGGGCCGGAATCTCGGGCTCGGAGGCCTTCGACACCGCGCTCGGCCGGCTGCTTCGCGGCGCGAGCGTGCCGGTCTTCGCCCTGGGCCGCCGGCTCGGCTATCCGTCCCTCGA from the Deltaproteobacteria bacterium genome contains:
- a CDS encoding cellulase family glycosylhydrolase encodes the protein MSGGGRALVGLSLVGLASFGCVADDGVPPTRLAVRDGFLRDADGRAVILRGVNLSGEHKRTSRFAWHRAEDFRRVRTDWGLNAVRLLVAWAAVEPERGRIDRDYLERLAERVRWAEEAGLLVVLDLHQDVWGEGFPEGNGAPRWTCPEENYARHKVPELWLLAYATPEVTGCFDGFWRDGALQERYAEAWAAVARRLAGSRAVVGFDVMNEPHWGSHPVWSFEAARLQPFYERVSARVQAEAPHWLPFLEPAASRNMGLPTGLRPIAGRPFVYAPHSYDATAEQGLGFSEERRQAVVDHVAALAADARALGAPLWLGEYGGVAGHPGIAAYLDAEYAAAGAVAAGTMVWHYGKDAGYGLLDETGREKPELLASLVRPYPSRVAGRPRRYGFEPGARRFEVVFDPDPESAAPTELVVPPRVYRAGYRVLCDGCVHEVDGDTLRIGQAPTSRPARVVLEPRQ
- the nadA gene encoding quinolinate synthase NadA, with protein sequence MQHDISQRFTAEETCAPLDRQPEEAVLAELRALVAEVQGRSLFLIHYYQPTWIKRLLREAGAQLVEADSQALARAGRESDRELLVCITVPFMAGSSAILARPEQQVVLADVDAGCSLEASAPEDLVVEMLERTALLAPTVHDARTLQRGQFIPVCYTNVSAQVKAVTGEFGGIICTSSNATNAVRWVLERGGCPVFLPDQHLAANVAAELGLSRLAFWRHTERDGGLTDTELREAELVVWTGECNVHVKTEAEVIEAFVARHPRGHLLLHPEVPHAHVRVALARAGREHVGVGSTRFIHQRLAQLAEAEPGATVGIATETNFVSELQEAYRGKLEVQNLLRNVCACVHMRTRPEALLGALRAITSGALERSRHLVHLSSDVRTLALAALERSLMLKDEPFTLNWTA
- a CDS encoding hydroxyacid dehydrogenase, whose amino-acid sequence is MLILISDAFDASLPGRLAKFGEVTEDKARLAEAEVVLVRSKTKCTREYMDSAPKLKLIIRGGVGLDNVDAEAAKQKGIRVDNTPEASTVAVAELAMALMIAAPNQLTTGHSAMVEGKWLKNEIKRTELYKKTLGLIGIGRIGSAVAQRAKGFEMRVVAYDAYVKSSPAAELWPLERVIAESDYLSLHTPLTAETRQMINADTLGKMKKGVIIVNTGRGECVDEAALAKALESGHVGCYATDVWTSDPPPTDCPLLKAPRVIMMPHVGGSSKENLGRIGDQVVEKIGAYLSEKEKRS
- the serC gene encoding 3-phosphoserine/phosphohydroxythreonine transaminase; the encoded protein is MNFNPGPAALPLSVLEEVKAEFLDFAGTGMSILEASHRGKEYEAVHNETQALLKELLGLGDDTQVLFMGGGATTQFALVPMNFLAKDKSADYLVTGAWSQKAVKEAKHFGTPNIAANTEENKVFLRIPRAEECRFTDGAAYVHLTSNNTIFGTQWQWWPETRAPLVADMSSDILSRPFPAQRFALIYAGAQKNLGPAGVTVIVVKKDFLAQAREDLPSLMSYKAVAKENSLLNTAPCFPIYVVGKTLKWLKGKGGLVAMEKENQAKGSLIYGVLDAHAGFYRAPVEKGSRSLMNVVFRLPSEELEAKFVSEAKAAGMVGLKGHRSAGGIRVSTYNAVPLEWVKAVSDFMVEFARKNG
- a CDS encoding metallophosphoesterase family protein, with amino-acid sequence MTRRMVCATLTAVGVFLLGSGVARARPEGVRLSVVEPAHTSMGVAWNTVDGAPEAVVEYRPVPPRGLGGDGAAARPWQRTVGVTRPLGGPLGTLSEVVLTGLAPGATYVYRAGGPRGGFSTEYRFRTAPAPHPVCGHVRLAYAADSRAEGWQKGFGASARWPLLAAQALTRGAALILHGGDIVHDGRKPVQWAHHVRTSELVAARLPIMYALGNHDDGPGEGERANYNRLLLLPRAARALGGHGVEDYYGFRYGNAVIVALSTETFRGGARPFAEQARWLDRFLARNPARWRVVFMHRPIYTHRIWPINHPPNEAGQNAALVPILNKHRVDLVLAGHNHWYERFAASRCANGASPSPCPVAPGERGTVYVTSAGGGAFPVPFPGKTSPARPAAATGFHLVLVELEPTRLVLRALAEDGRELDRHEIGKRDPEGQSCDTHPPPP
- a CDS encoding serine/threonine protein kinase — its product is MHLPAHFGKFRLMERIGGGRLSQVFRVGRRGATRAPSVALKRVNPALIGEDAFVQLVVREAGLLSRLEHDSLCACHEMGVVDGSAFLTLDLVDGCTLRALMRRLAQLEVRLTVSAVLALAYQLATVLDYLHRECPTPLVHLDLSPQNVMLTRDGQAKLIDFGIARFLDGHDPPPLGGKIAGTVGYMSPEQARGATTLDARADQFGLGILLWELLTGRRLFRGGNTSGTWKKMREGDIPTGSLGGDRPTPLVKVVARLLGPAPEDRYPHLGQVGAELSAGATQPLSGRRPLSALVSRLLADPSFDPYDVVTRPEREASAPEIPRGDFETDEYEEISIQVDFGAGTPGAQIRAAVPDPNEPPTSPFLETIPESRAGGVY
- a CDS encoding cytochrome c yields the protein MRPTTIVAWVGLGLLAAGCVPKPKQDYTLEQIPQIPTLKELMHFQAHTVDPWFGKRKQKSFSAEEHEALVGVGQKLVATAALLRDKFAQQKAPSFATYAGQMHGESGKLVTAAQAKNASGVSDALEGVRKACAACHTEYK